The genomic stretch GGTCGTAGCGCCCTCTGGTTGGACGCTGCCGTCCCACTTCTCCCTGTTCACGGGCATCGAGGCTTTTCGTCACCCGGGGAACTACAACAACCTGACGATCGACGCGTCGGCCTTCGACTTCCTCGCGGAGCGCCTTCTCGCCGCCGGCTACAGGACGCAGGCCTTCACAGGCGGCGGCTTCGTGCATCCGATCTACGGCCTGGCGAAGGGTTTCGAGAGCTTCGCATACTGGGCGTCGAAAGAGACGCGAACAGAAGAGCTCGAATCGAATCTCGAACGCGCGGACAAGTGGCTGGACAGCCTGGAATTCTCGGACGGGCGGAGTCCGGGCAGCGCCGGCGGCACTGGCGATCCGTTCCTCCTCTTCCTTCACACCTATGAGATTCACACACCCAATCCCGCGCGTCAGCCTTATTTCGGCCAGATGAGCCGTCTGCGGGACGATCTCGTCGTCGACATCGTGCCCGACACCGACCTGGTCCGCAAGGGCTTTCTGGGCAATGGGCACTCCGTAACGCGCGCGGCGGACGGCAAGCCGGCCGTGCCGCTCGCGCCGGAGCTGGCGAATCTGCCGATCGATCTCTACGACAGCGCCATTGCCTACGTAGACGATCACCTCTCGCCGTTCCTGCGTCGGCTCTCCGAACCGCCCTTCGTGCGTGACACGATCGTGGTGATCTTCTCGGATCATGGTGAGTCGCTGGGCGAGGGTGGGAGGGCCGGACATGCCAATCTCGCGCTCAACAATCTACTCGTACCTCTGGTCGTCGTTCTTCCTGGAGCGCGGCAGGGTCGCGACGTCGCCTCCCAGGTGCGGCTGTTCGATCTCTTTCCAACGTTGCTCGAGCTCGCGGGCGCGGAGGTGCCGGCGGGGATCGACGCGCAGTCTCTCCAGCCTCTGCTCGCCGGAGAAGATGAGCCGGCCGGCCGGCCGGCGTGGGCCTATTCCGGACTGACGAACCATGGTCTCTCGCTCGTGTCTCCGGGAGGGCTCAAGCTCGACTGGAGGAACAGTGTCTGGAGACCGATCGCCGGTGATCTCCTGTGGTTCCGGCACGCGGGCTTCGAGGAAATCGCGCTGGCGGAGGCCCCGACGCCCGCCGAAGCGGAGCGCATGGTGCGCCAGTTACAGCAGCCTTACGCCCGCGATGCCAGCGGCCTGCGCTTCAAGCTCGAGAACCGCTCGGAGCGCCCCGCCAAGGTCGCGATCCTTTCCGACCTGATCGATCCGACGAGTGTGAAGAGCCCGGTCGTGGGCGGTGCGAGCTTGGACTGGCAGGACATCGGATATTTGTCTACGCAGATCCCGACGCATGGGCGGCTGGAACTCCAGTTCGAACGCACCCAACGGCGCGAGATCGAGCTCACCGTCGAGGTGTCGCCCGAAGCCTGTCCGGAGCGCAAGGCTTTCACGGCCATCGCGGCGACAGTCGACCAGTTGCGCGGGGGGCAGCGGCGGCAGCTGGAGTTGCCAGCCTGTCCGGGGGCCGTTGCCGGAGCGGTGGGCGGCGCCCTGGAGCTGAATCTCGTTTGGCAGGGCGCGCTCCCTGCCGCGAAAGGCGAGCGCTCGGATGAGAAGTTGCGTGAGGATCTCCGGGCGCTGGGCTATCTTCATTGATCTGCGGAGACCGGCAGGGGGAGAGCGAGCGCCATGGGAACTGTTGAGGAGAACCGCCACCACTGGGAGACGTACGACTGGTCCGGTGGCGGCGAGGAATGGTCAGAAGTCTGGGGCGGTAGCGTCTCGCAGTGGAAGGGAGCGATCCTGCCGCGGATTCGACCCTACCTTCCTGGCGGTACCGTCCTCGAGATCGCCTGTGGCGCCGGGCGGTGGTCGGTGCAACTGCGTCGATACGCCCGGCGTCTCATTCTGGTCGACCTCTCCGCGACGGCCATTGCGGCGTGCCGGGCGAAATTCGCCGGTGACGCGGAGGTGAGGTGCTTCCAGAACGACGGGCGGAACCTGTCGATGGTCCGCGATGGCTCGGTTGACTTCGCCTTCAGTTTCGACTCGCTCGTGCACTGCGAGTTGCCGGAGCTCACTGTCTATCTGCGGGAGCTGGCCGCGAAACTGTCCGTCGACGGCGTCGGGTTCATCCATCACTCGAACTTCGCCGCCGTCTTGGCGGCGGTTCCGGGCTCCAAGAACCTGCATTGGCGTGCCGAGTCGGTTTCGGCGGAAGCGTTCGTGGCGGCCTGTGACGCCGAGGGGCTGGTCTGCATCGCGCAGGAGATCGTGGATTGGGGGGGGGTCGACCGCTGCGACTGTTTTTCGGTCTTCACCCGGCCAGGTTCGAGGCGCGCGCGAGGCCTCGTCCGGGCCGAGAATCCGCATTTCATGGCCGAGGCCCTCAGTCTAAAGCTCCGTGGATCGCTCCTTCCGGCAGAGCCTCCATCCGGAGAGTATCGGGCGGGAGCGGAAAGCCGGTTGCGCCGCGTCGCCCGCAGTCTCCGTTCCCGGTTCGGGGGCGGTGAAGATGATTGACGGGACGGTGGGAACAGGGAGGCCGTTTACGACTCCCCCCTACTAGGTAGCCGGATGGAATGAGCCAAAAAAGCGTAATCGTGGCGTAGTTCGCGTCACCGACTGAATCTGAAAGGGAGAAAACGATGAAGAAGCTCAGCTTGGTAGTCATGGTCCTGGCGGTTGGCCTTTTGGTCGCCGCCGCTCCGGCTTCGGCCGTCAACTCGCTGGTGGTGAACGCGGGCGCCGCGCTCAACGCCACCAACTTCGGCTTGGCGGTCACCGTCGGACCGAACGCGGGCGACAACAATGCGGTCTATGTCCAGAGCAGCCATCCGACGGACGAGACCCACATGGAAATCCGTTTCCGTCTTCGCAACCAGTCCCTGGATGCCCCGTTGAGCGGTGCCGGTCGGAACTTCCGCTTCCTTAACATGGGCGACGACGCATCTGCCGGCACCCCCCACAAGATCCTTTTCCTGCAGCGACAGGCGACCACTGGCAACTGGCGCTTCGCGGCCTGGACCTACACCAACAGCAGCGTCTATGAGTTCGTTGGCGGGTTCTTCTTCAGCGGTTACCACAGCGCTGGCGACTTCCAGGTTCGTTGCGAGTGGACGAAGGCGACCGGTCCGAGCAACGGGATCTTCCGCTGCGAGCGCACCGACAATCCGGGCACGTTCTTCCTCCAGCGCACGGACATCAACGACAGCAATTTCCAGACCGATTTCGTCCAGGCCGGCTTCTTCGACTTCGATAGCTTCGGCGCTGGGACGAGCGGCGGTGGCAAGCTGGACTTCGACGAGTACGAGT from Thermoanaerobaculia bacterium encodes the following:
- a CDS encoding sulfatase codes for the protein MKIPEIPDLQVGASLPRLMLALLLAALTLAAAACRSTPAEPAGGLRWIEGAPADELMVAQLSDVECLVGSTFEGRRPGDGLTLADAFPLENESGQGLTVRGGELAPRLVIDRTFGPGEIDAVRLAVAGVRRGNVRVRWTVPGSPAPAGNFELPKSLGAGTIRNQFFFDLSGRLPPGEPVRLEIEPTTVAGELVTLTDLCIGRARLDSERLAVAARVAWKATLADEARDVLVQPAAGQIEKSLVLPSSARLTTGFGRLAGRSTAVRLRATVAGIGEDPRILFERVVGAAELAGGWVDLAIDLAAAGSGLRQVALSATPDPPGDAAFVGVWSSPRISSPEFRSGRPNIVLISLDTLRADHLSLYGYARPTTPRLDSWARERNATVFRQVVAPSGWTLPSHFSLFTGIEAFRHPGNYNNLTIDASAFDFLAERLLAAGYRTQAFTGGGFVHPIYGLAKGFESFAYWASKETRTEELESNLERADKWLDSLEFSDGRSPGSAGGTGDPFLLFLHTYEIHTPNPARQPYFGQMSRLRDDLVVDIVPDTDLVRKGFLGNGHSVTRAADGKPAVPLAPELANLPIDLYDSAIAYVDDHLSPFLRRLSEPPFVRDTIVVIFSDHGESLGEGGRAGHANLALNNLLVPLVVVLPGARQGRDVASQVRLFDLFPTLLELAGAEVPAGIDAQSLQPLLAGEDEPAGRPAWAYSGLTNHGLSLVSPGGLKLDWRNSVWRPIAGDLLWFRHAGFEEIALAEAPTPAEAERMVRQLQQPYARDASGLRFKLENRSERPAKVAILSDLIDPTSVKSPVVGGASLDWQDIGYLSTQIPTHGRLELQFERTQRREIELTVEVSPEACPERKAFTAIAATVDQLRGGQRRQLELPACPGAVAGAVGGALELNLVWQGALPAAKGERSDEKLREDLRALGYLH
- a CDS encoding class I SAM-dependent methyltransferase, whose translation is MGTVEENRHHWETYDWSGGGEEWSEVWGGSVSQWKGAILPRIRPYLPGGTVLEIACGAGRWSVQLRRYARRLILVDLSATAIAACRAKFAGDAEVRCFQNDGRNLSMVRDGSVDFAFSFDSLVHCELPELTVYLRELAAKLSVDGVGFIHHSNFAAVLAAVPGSKNLHWRAESVSAEAFVAACDAEGLVCIAQEIVDWGGVDRCDCFSVFTRPGSRRARGLVRAENPHFMAEALSLKLRGSLLPAEPPSGEYRAGAESRLRRVARSLRSRFGGGEDD